The Ignavibacteriota bacterium genome contains the following window.
TCAGGATTTGATGAACCATTAAAAGTTAATAATTTTAAAGAAAGAATATCTACAATACTTTTAAAGTTGCTACCTGGATTGAGTGGGTACTGGAATGCTGTTACTTTGTTGCCATACTGTGATTTCAGGTCATTTATAATATCATCAAATCTGGACTGGTCATTGTCCAATTTATTGATTACATAGAAGACAGGTTTACTTAATTTATTGGCATATGTGAGGGCATTTTCTGTGCCGACTTCAATACCGCTAACACCGTTAAGGACAACCATAGCTGTATCGCATACATACATCGGAGCAATCATTTCTCCGATATAATCATCATACCCGGGTGTATCAATTATATTAATTTTTTTATCATTGTGCTCAGCATTAACAACACTGCTGAATACAGAGCATCTTCTTTCGTGCTCAAGCTCATTAAAATCTGATACTGTGTTATTATCTTCTATTGTACCTATTCTGCTGATAATACCTGTGTGGTGAAGAATAGCCTCAATCAAAGAAGTCTTACCTGAGCCTGCGTGTCCGGCAACGGCAAGATTTCTTATACTCCGTGTTTCATACACTTTCATAACAAATACTCCAATTAAACTTATTTTTTTTTAAATTAGTAATAAAATAAACTCCAAATTAGGGAATTATTATGAATTATTAAAATTTTTTTTAAAATTTTGATGTTTTTCTGCGTCTTTTATTTAATTTTTGGTGAAAAATGAGTTTTGAACTTAATAAATCTGTAAAAATAATCAGACACAAATTAAATAATGGTTTAGAAGTAATTATTTTAAATAATCCTAAAGTTCCAATTGTTAGTATGAATTTATCATATAAAGTTGGTTCTAAGGACGAAATAGTTGGTATTCGTGGTTTTGCACATTTGTTTGAGCACCTGATGTTTGAGGGCTCAAAGAATGTACCTAAAGGAGAATTTGATAAAATTTGTTCTTCTGCCGGTGGAACAAATAATGCTTACACTACTTACGACTACACCGCTTATACAATGACTTTACCGTCTCACCAGATTGAATTAGGTCTATGGCTTGAATCGGATAGAATGTTCTATTCTGAAATTTCTCAATCCGCCCTTGAGACTCAGCAAAAAGTAGTTACAGAAGAAATTCTTCAAACCATCGAAAACCAACCTTATGGTAAATGGCGTGAAAATTTGGCAGCTCTTGCTTACTCGCCGGAGTGTTCTTATTCATGGGAAGTTCACGGTAGTAAGGAGGATGTTGCTAATTCTACGCTTGCAAACGTTCAGAATTTTTTCAACACATACTATAATCCCGAAAATGCCTGTCTAGTTCTTGCAGGTGATTGTCCGCCGGAAAATACGATGCCTCTCGTCGAAAAATATTTCGGCATTGAAAAAAGTAATGGTAATATCCGAAGGAATATTTTTGTTGAGAATTTCAAGCAAAAAGGTAAAACTGAAATTACTTATGACAATGTACCACTTCCGGCTGTATTTATTTCTTTTCATTTAGGTGATTTCAAATCCGAAGATATTTATACTGCTGATGTACTTTCTTATATGATTGGCAATGGACGCAGTTCGGAATTATACAAAAAACTTGTTTACGAAATGCAGATTGCATCTCAGGTAGGTGCTTTTGTTGATAAGCGTGAACATTGCTCGCTACTTACATTTTACGCAGTGGGCAATAAACCGCTAATCCAAACTGATGAATTGAAAAAGGCTATACTTTTTGAGATTGAAAAAGTTAAGAAAGGGCTTTTTGATGAAAGTTCACTATTCAAAACCAGAAATCAACTTACCTCTCAGATTGCAAATGAAATACAATATTCTCACGGTTTGGCTGATATGATTGGCAATTTTACATTATTCTGGAATAATCCGGAAATGATTTTCGAAGTATTGGGTAAATATAATGCTATCAATAGAGAACACTTGATTGAATTTGCAGATAAATATCTGGTAGCTGAAGAAGCAATTGAAGTTGTAGTACTACCAAAAGAAATGTCTGACAATGAAATATAGTACTTTGATATTGATTTTAATAATTTCGATGAACTTTAATTTGCACTCATCAAATTATTCATTCAATGAAAATACTGAAACTGTACTAATAACAACAGCAAGTGTTATGGGACTTGCTGTGCAAATGAGCAGAGGTGAGTATGAGCCCCTTACCGAATATAAAATTGAAGAGTTAATGAAAAAAGAATTGCTTGGAATCAATAGATTTGCAGTTCAAAATTACAATGACAACACGGCTTTGGTAAGCGATATTTTACTTGGTATTTGCCTTGCGGTTCCTGCAATTCAAATTTTTGACGAAAGAGTAAAACCCGAATGGGGGATTTACGGATTGATGTATTTAGAAACAGGTATGCTTAGTGTAGGTACAACTCAAATTGTTAAGAATATTTTCCAGCAGCCAAGACCATATATTTATAATCCTGATGTTCCAATTGAAATGAAAATGACTAAAGACGCACGCCAATCATTTTTCTCAGGTCATTCTTGTCTTGCATTTGCGGGAATGACTTTTTTCGCTGAATCCTATTCAAAATATTATCCCGATAATAGCAATCACAATATAATTTGGCTTGGTTCTATGTCACTTGCTGCTACTACTGCACTTCTGAGAGTACTTTCAGGCAGACATTTTCCGGTTGATATTTTGATAGGTTCTGCGGTTGGATTTGCTGTTGGTAAGATAATTCCTCACTTGCATGAATCCCGAAATGCTCAAATTCCGAATGAATTTATAAACAACCGGATAATCGCAATTTCGTTTAATTTATGATTTTATATATACTATATTACTCCGTTTAATCAATCTAAATGTTATAAAAATAAAATAAGTTGCATTTATAAACGATTACATTAAGATATATTTAGTATTTTTGTAATTATTAATTTGACTTAAGAGAAATATTTAATGAGAGCAGTAATTCCTGTTGCCGGTGTCGGCACTCGACTCAGACCACACACTTACTCATTACCCAAAGTTTTGCTAAATGTAGCAGGTAAGCCGATTCTTGGACATATACTTGATGCTTTGCTTGAGCAATCAATCAATAAAGCAACGATTATTACAGGCTATATGGGTAAGCTTGTTGAGGAATATGTTAAAGAAAGATATTCGGCAATGGAATTTGAGTTTGTAGTTCAGGAGCAGCGTCTGGGGCTTGGTCATGCGATATGGATTGGCTCTAAAAGTTACGGAAATGAACCGTTAATGATTATTCTTGGTGATACGATTTTTGATGTTGACCTTGGTTTAGCATTCAAAAGCGGTGTAAATTCAATTGGAGTGAAAGCTGTTGAAGACCCAAGAAGATTTGGAGTCGTTGTAAAAGGCAGTGACAACAAAATCACAAAATTAATCGAAAAACCTGAAGAACCAATCTCGAAACTTGCTATTGTTGGACTATATAATATTCAGGACACCGAGCTACTTACCAACAGTCTGAATGAGTTAATGGATAAAAATATTAGAACCAGAGGTGAATATCAGCTTACAGATGCACTACAGCTTATGATAGATAAGGGAGCTGATTTTACAACCTTCCCGGTTGAAGGCTGGTACGATTGCGGTAAACCCGAAACATTGCTTTCTACTAACAGGTTTTTATTAGACCACAAGCCTCAATTTCCAAAATATAAAGATTCCGTTATAATACCTCCTGTTTTTATCTCGGATTCGGCAGTAATTGAAAGGTCTGTTCTTGGTCCTTATGCATCTATTGCCGATGGTGCTGTAGTTAAAGACAGTATAGTTCGAAATAGCATTGTCAGCTTTAATGCAAAAGTAGTTTCATCACTACTTGAAGAATCAATTATTGGTAATGATGCTGAAGTAAAAGGTCATTTTCACAAATTAAATGTTGGTGATTCAAGTCAAATTTCAGAAAGTTAATTGTTTAATGTTTAATCTTTTAAAGATATACACAAATGAGTAATAATTCATATTTATTTACTTCTGAATCGGTCTCAGAAGGGCATCCGGATAAAATTTGCGATCAGGTTTCTGACGCAGTATTAGATGCGATGCTGACCGATGACCCAAACAGCCGCGTGGCATGTGAATGCTATGCAACTACGGGTATGATTGTAGTGGGCGGCGAAATTAAAACAAATACTTATGTGGACTTGCAGAGTTTGGTTCGCGGAGTAATCCGTGACATCGGATATGATAAGAACGGTCTTAGATTCGATGCAGATTCAGCAGCAGTTATTAATGTTATCAATCAGCAGTCAACTGACATTGCAATGGGTGTTGATACCGGCGGTGCGGGTGACCAGGGTATGATGTTCGGTTATGCCAATGTTGAGACTGAAGAGCTTATGCCTGCACCAATTATCTATTCACACAAATTAGTAAAACATCTTGCTGATTTGAGAAGACAACCCGGAATTATGGACTATTTAAGACCTGACTCAAAATCACAGGTTACAATAGAATATGCTGATTCAGGTGAAATTTTAAGAGTGGATACAGTTGTTATTTCTACTCAACATGACCCTGATGTATCACAAACTCAGATTAAAGAAGATGTTATTGAAAATGTAGTTAAAAATATTATACCATCTGAGTATCTTGACAACAATACGAAATATTATGTTAATCCTACAGGTAATTTTGTTATTGGTGGTCCTCACGGAGATACCGGATTAACAGGAAGAAAAATTATAGTTGATACCTATGGTGGAAGGGCGCCTCACGGCGGTGGAGCTTTCTCGGGTAAAGACTCAACAAAAGTT
Protein-coding sequences here:
- a CDS encoding NTP transferase domain-containing protein; amino-acid sequence: MRAVIPVAGVGTRLRPHTYSLPKVLLNVAGKPILGHILDALLEQSINKATIITGYMGKLVEEYVKERYSAMEFEFVVQEQRLGLGHAIWIGSKSYGNEPLMIILGDTIFDVDLGLAFKSGVNSIGVKAVEDPRRFGVVVKGSDNKITKLIEKPEEPISKLAIVGLYNIQDTELLTNSLNELMDKNIRTRGEYQLTDALQLMIDKGADFTTFPVEGWYDCGKPETLLSTNRFLLDHKPQFPKYKDSVIIPPVFISDSAVIERSVLGPYASIADGAVVKDSIVRNSIVSFNAKVVSSLLEESIIGNDAEVKGHFHKLNVGDSSQISES
- a CDS encoding phosphatase PAP2 family protein, which translates into the protein MKYSTLILILIISMNFNLHSSNYSFNENTETVLITTASVMGLAVQMSRGEYEPLTEYKIEELMKKELLGINRFAVQNYNDNTALVSDILLGICLAVPAIQIFDERVKPEWGIYGLMYLETGMLSVGTTQIVKNIFQQPRPYIYNPDVPIEMKMTKDARQSFFSGHSCLAFAGMTFFAESYSKYYPDNSNHNIIWLGSMSLAATTALLRVLSGRHFPVDILIGSAVGFAVGKIIPHLHESRNAQIPNEFINNRIIAISFNL
- the metK gene encoding methionine adenosyltransferase; this encodes MSNNSYLFTSESVSEGHPDKICDQVSDAVLDAMLTDDPNSRVACECYATTGMIVVGGEIKTNTYVDLQSLVRGVIRDIGYDKNGLRFDADSAAVINVINQQSTDIAMGVDTGGAGDQGMMFGYANVETEELMPAPIIYSHKLVKHLADLRRQPGIMDYLRPDSKSQVTIEYADSGEILRVDTVVISTQHDPDVSQTQIKEDVIENVVKNIIPSEYLDNNTKYYVNPTGNFVIGGPHGDTGLTGRKIIVDTYGGRAPHGGGAFSGKDSTKVDRSAAYAARYLAKNIVAAGLAKECTIQLSYAIGIAQPVSILVNTHGSSQFSDRLLDKFILENIDLSPAGIIERFNLRRPIFRATAAYGHFGRNEFPWEATDIVDLFKKNFA
- a CDS encoding insulinase family protein — its product is MSFELNKSVKIIRHKLNNGLEVIILNNPKVPIVSMNLSYKVGSKDEIVGIRGFAHLFEHLMFEGSKNVPKGEFDKICSSAGGTNNAYTTYDYTAYTMTLPSHQIELGLWLESDRMFYSEISQSALETQQKVVTEEILQTIENQPYGKWRENLAALAYSPECSYSWEVHGSKEDVANSTLANVQNFFNTYYNPENACLVLAGDCPPENTMPLVEKYFGIEKSNGNIRRNIFVENFKQKGKTEITYDNVPLPAVFISFHLGDFKSEDIYTADVLSYMIGNGRSSELYKKLVYEMQIASQVGAFVDKREHCSLLTFYAVGNKPLIQTDELKKAILFEIEKVKKGLFDESSLFKTRNQLTSQIANEIQYSHGLADMIGNFTLFWNNPEMIFEVLGKYNAINREHLIEFADKYLVAEEAIEVVVLPKEMSDNEI